One window of Halopseudomonas maritima genomic DNA carries:
- a CDS encoding DUF2897 family protein: MPWYGWLFIALALGSIVGSLLLLRDNAGSNRVSPQTIAKVKEREAQLRREEAEDDAR; this comes from the coding sequence ATGCCCTGGTACGGCTGGCTGTTCATCGCTCTGGCCCTCGGTAGCATCGTCGGCAGCCTGTTGCTGTTGCGCGACAACGCCGGCAGCAATCGGGTCAGCCCGCAAACCATAGCCAAGGTCAAGGAGCGCGAGGCGCAGCTGCGCCGCGAGGAAGCCGAAGACGACGCGCGCTGA
- a CDS encoding TetR/AcrR family transcriptional regulator, producing the protein MNSVERREREKQERRESILDSAEQCFFSKGYERTSMDEIAKGAQLSRALLYVYFKDKAAIMRGVMLRAGYALLSAFQAAQAAGGSGLVQLERMGRSYYRFSLEQPNYFDVLTNASTFAHLMDSDEQTAELSACSELAMGCMVESMQTGVADGSLSRERVADPTLTAYYLRGALHGVILQTRQQEDASLAGQPAAEQLLDYTMLMLNQSLRA; encoded by the coding sequence ATGAATTCGGTAGAGCGTCGTGAACGAGAAAAACAGGAGCGCCGTGAGAGCATTCTGGACAGCGCCGAGCAGTGCTTTTTCAGCAAGGGTTATGAGCGCACCTCAATGGATGAGATCGCCAAGGGCGCCCAGTTAAGTCGCGCCCTGCTCTACGTTTATTTCAAGGACAAGGCCGCCATCATGCGCGGTGTTATGCTGCGGGCCGGCTACGCCCTGCTGTCCGCGTTTCAGGCGGCCCAAGCAGCCGGTGGTAGCGGCCTGGTGCAGCTTGAGCGCATGGGCCGGAGCTATTACCGTTTCAGCCTTGAGCAGCCCAACTACTTTGACGTGCTGACCAACGCCAGCACCTTCGCGCACCTTATGGACAGTGATGAACAGACCGCGGAGCTGAGCGCCTGCAGCGAGCTGGCGATGGGCTGCATGGTCGAATCCATGCAAACAGGGGTCGCCGATGGCAGCCTGAGCCGCGAGCGCGTGGCCGACCCGACGTTGACCGCCTACTATCTGCGCGGCGCCTTGCATGGCGTGATCCTGCAAACCCGCCAGCAAGAAGACGCGTCTCTGGCCGGACAGCCGGCTGCCGAGCAGTTGCTGGACTACACCATGCTGATGCTCAACCAGTCACTGCGCGCCTGA
- a CDS encoding efflux RND transporter periplasmic adaptor subunit produces MRRLLAGASVLLVLGGCRGTPAEPAPEQPAIAVRAAEVMAAGEVEPLRFAGLARARQRASLTFQVGGTLATRPLTIGQRVQAGEVLATLYNPQLAPARDAAQARLTELQVQAAQARRDLARSEQLFQRGVLSQADLEQHKARLQGLDAAVRSAGASLQQSEQLHSETRLRAPFDGTIDALLVEAGEYVAAGQPVLQLAAGDGLEVEVMVPAELLQGLEAGMSVPVWASLEQTQWQGRVVEIGRGAGYGSALYPLVVSLEGQGRAGDALEVGLQRRSDAQLGVPLAAVMRSAQGLSVFRLEQGLVQRVSVQVSGFAGELAMLSEGDVRAGDRVVYAGLGRLADGDAVELLP; encoded by the coding sequence ATGAGGCGGTTGCTGGCAGGGGCATCGGTACTACTGGTGCTGGGCGGTTGCCGTGGTACCCCAGCCGAGCCAGCGCCCGAGCAGCCTGCGATTGCGGTACGCGCCGCAGAGGTGATGGCGGCAGGCGAGGTCGAGCCGCTGCGTTTTGCGGGCTTGGCGCGCGCGCGGCAGCGCGCCAGCCTGACCTTTCAAGTGGGCGGTACGCTGGCTACCAGGCCGCTGACGATTGGCCAGCGCGTTCAAGCCGGTGAGGTATTGGCCACCCTCTACAATCCGCAGTTGGCACCGGCGCGGGATGCGGCGCAAGCGCGCCTGACGGAGTTGCAGGTGCAGGCGGCGCAGGCGCGGCGTGACCTGGCGCGCAGCGAGCAGCTGTTCCAGCGCGGGGTGTTATCGCAGGCTGATCTGGAGCAGCACAAGGCGCGGTTGCAGGGCCTGGATGCGGCGGTGCGCAGTGCAGGGGCCAGTTTGCAGCAAAGCGAGCAGCTGCACAGCGAAACCCGTCTGCGAGCGCCCTTCGACGGCACCATCGATGCCTTGCTGGTTGAAGCCGGGGAGTATGTCGCGGCGGGACAGCCAGTGCTGCAGTTAGCGGCCGGCGACGGTCTGGAAGTTGAGGTCATGGTGCCCGCAGAGCTGCTGCAAGGGCTGGAGGCCGGCATGAGCGTGCCAGTCTGGGCTTCTCTGGAGCAGACGCAGTGGCAGGGCCGGGTGGTAGAAATCGGCCGTGGTGCAGGCTACGGCTCGGCGCTTTACCCCTTGGTGGTCAGTCTGGAGGGGCAGGGCCGCGCGGGCGACGCACTGGAGGTGGGGCTGCAGCGCCGCTCTGACGCTCAGCTTGGCGTGCCGCTGGCGGCGGTCATGCGCTCGGCCCAGGGGTTGTCGGTGTTCCGGCTCGAGCAAGGCTTGGTACAGCGGGTGTCCGTTCAGGTGTCTGGGTTTGCCGGCGAGTTGGCGATGTTGAGTGAGGGCGACGTGCGCGCCGGTGATCGGGTGGTCTACGCGGGTCTGGGTCGGTTGGCTGACGGTGACGCCGTGGAGCTGCTGCCATGA
- a CDS encoding efflux RND transporter permease subunit translates to MNPSRWLRPRLLGLVVVMLALLGVASYLTMARQEDPSFPYRAGMITVIYPGAVAESVERLIVEPLADELSQVEEVDFISATARTGVALVSVRLLDNIYHTDAAWDRVRQAITRAELEFPEGVQSIELDDRLIDIPAVVLAVRGDPSLVHLSAQAERLKRQLMDLPGLSRIELYGDTDEQITIALRDAEMRRLGLSPGQLTALLAQRNQVIPGGFVVVGSQRLGILPNSEFISVNALRATQIPLPQGGSVPLAAIADIWRGPTEPLGERAWYDGDPSVLVGLVLERGQVDAIRFGQQLRARLDALAPEFAPLQIDEMFFQPDQVKQRLDGLESNLVSSVLIIIAVVLLGMGWRMGVLVALMLPLVALISLGLYDLGGGILHQIAVIGMVISMGILIDNAIVMVENIQARLNAGASCAQAVLGGIGELAAPLGASTATTLAAFAPMLLSKGGTADFTRGIPVMIMLTLSVSYLLAISVAPLLAGRFLRPARQRANPRLQAVAATLARLSEVAPKPMLLLGGLVVVLSLALAPLVKLQFFPNADRPQVVIELYMPEGTDQLRTSEVAAQLEAELVSRPGVETVHRFVGATGPSFYYNLTRSPQAPNRARLVINTRELADTAPLIQWVRSAVAARWPELDVVASPLGQGPPVAAPVELRLYHPDDRQRIAAAEQLFALLKQIPGALDVRHDIDLGVPVVRIDVDDAQAERFGLSRADVAKALYRQSLGTTVEQYRQELDPIPLVLRSHEGSRQSLNRLLSASVFNAGGDAVALSAVARIVPDWQPASITQRDGVRVLTVTAGLEQGYSFSQVMRALQARLRVSPLPEGTRMEVGGESEGSGDANRALFTTAPVGMLLLLFFLLLQFNSFTRLGIVLLTVPLASAGVLPGLVLSGAPFGFQSLLGVIALVGIVVNNAIVLIDVIDQRLAEGLDINAAVSEAVLRRTRPILLTTATTIAGLLPLALSSSTLWPPMAWAIISGLLASTVLTLLVVPAVCRLVLRAKPSAAVAGAPSCADIFK, encoded by the coding sequence ATGAACCCGTCTCGCTGGCTGCGTCCGCGCCTGCTCGGGCTCGTGGTGGTGATGCTGGCCTTGCTGGGCGTGGCCTCTTATCTGACCATGGCCCGGCAGGAAGATCCGAGCTTTCCTTACCGGGCTGGCATGATCACCGTTATCTACCCCGGCGCGGTTGCCGAGTCGGTCGAGCGGCTGATTGTAGAGCCGCTGGCCGATGAGCTGTCGCAGGTCGAGGAGGTGGATTTCATCAGTGCCACTGCGCGCACCGGGGTGGCACTGGTCTCGGTACGGCTGCTCGACAATATCTACCATACCGACGCCGCCTGGGATCGCGTGCGCCAGGCAATTACCCGGGCGGAGCTGGAGTTTCCCGAGGGCGTGCAAAGCATTGAGTTGGATGACCGCCTGATCGACATACCGGCGGTGGTGCTGGCTGTGCGCGGTGACCCCTCGCTGGTGCACCTGAGTGCTCAGGCCGAGCGGCTGAAGCGTCAGTTGATGGACCTGCCGGGCCTTTCGCGTATCGAGCTGTACGGCGATACGGACGAGCAGATCACCATTGCCTTGCGCGACGCCGAAATGCGGCGTCTGGGCCTCTCGCCGGGGCAATTGACGGCGCTACTGGCGCAGCGTAACCAGGTGATCCCCGGCGGCTTTGTGGTGGTAGGCAGCCAGCGTCTTGGCATATTGCCCAACAGCGAGTTCATTAGCGTGAACGCCCTGCGGGCGACCCAGATTCCGCTGCCGCAGGGTGGCAGTGTGCCGCTTGCGGCCATTGCCGATATCTGGCGCGGCCCGACAGAGCCGCTGGGGGAGCGCGCCTGGTACGACGGTGACCCAAGCGTGCTGGTTGGTCTGGTGCTGGAGCGGGGACAGGTCGACGCTATTCGCTTCGGGCAGCAGCTACGCGCGCGCCTGGATGCACTGGCGCCAGAATTTGCGCCGCTGCAGATCGATGAGATGTTCTTTCAGCCGGATCAGGTAAAGCAGCGGCTGGACGGCCTTGAGTCCAATCTGGTGAGTAGCGTACTGATCATCATCGCAGTAGTGCTGCTGGGAATGGGCTGGCGAATGGGCGTGCTGGTGGCGCTTATGTTGCCGTTGGTGGCGTTGATCAGCCTGGGGCTCTATGACCTCGGTGGCGGCATTCTGCACCAGATTGCGGTGATCGGCATGGTGATTTCCATGGGTATTCTGATCGACAACGCGATTGTGATGGTGGAGAACATTCAGGCCCGCCTCAACGCCGGCGCTAGCTGCGCCCAAGCCGTGCTGGGCGGTATTGGTGAGTTGGCTGCGCCGCTGGGCGCCTCTACCGCGACGACGCTGGCTGCCTTTGCTCCTATGCTGCTGTCCAAGGGCGGGACGGCGGACTTCACCCGCGGTATTCCGGTAATGATCATGCTGACCCTGAGTGTCAGTTACCTGTTGGCTATCAGTGTTGCGCCGTTGTTGGCGGGCCGTTTTCTGCGCCCGGCGCGGCAACGCGCAAACCCGCGGCTGCAGGCCGTTGCTGCAACCCTGGCGCGGCTCAGCGAGGTGGCACCAAAGCCCATGTTGCTGCTCGGAGGGTTGGTTGTGGTGCTTAGCCTGGCCTTGGCGCCGTTGGTAAAGCTGCAGTTTTTCCCCAATGCTGACCGGCCCCAGGTGGTGATTGAGCTATACATGCCCGAGGGGACGGATCAGCTGCGGACCAGCGAGGTGGCGGCGCAGCTGGAGGCCGAGCTGGTGAGTCGGCCCGGTGTGGAGACCGTCCACCGCTTTGTCGGTGCTACCGGGCCGAGTTTCTATTACAACCTGACCCGTTCTCCCCAGGCGCCTAACCGCGCCCGTCTGGTGATCAATACCCGTGAGCTGGCCGATACAGCGCCACTGATTCAGTGGGTGCGCAGTGCGGTGGCGGCGCGCTGGCCTGAGCTGGATGTGGTGGCCAGCCCCCTTGGGCAAGGGCCCCCGGTCGCGGCGCCGGTCGAGCTGCGTCTGTATCACCCGGATGACCGCCAGCGCATCGCGGCGGCAGAGCAGCTGTTTGCCTTGCTCAAGCAGATACCTGGGGCGTTGGATGTACGGCATGACATTGATCTGGGTGTGCCGGTGGTCCGTATTGACGTCGATGATGCCCAAGCCGAGCGCTTTGGCCTCAGCCGCGCAGATGTGGCAAAGGCGTTGTATCGTCAGAGCCTGGGCACCACCGTCGAGCAATACCGCCAGGAGCTGGACCCGATTCCTCTGGTGCTGCGCAGCCACGAGGGTAGTCGGCAGAGCCTGAATCGGCTGTTGTCGGCCAGTGTATTCAATGCCGGTGGTGACGCAGTGGCGCTGAGTGCGGTGGCGCGCATCGTTCCGGACTGGCAGCCCGCCAGCATCACCCAGCGTGACGGCGTGCGGGTGCTCACGGTGACTGCAGGCCTGGAGCAGGGTTACAGCTTCAGCCAGGTCATGCGGGCGCTGCAGGCCAGATTGCGGGTATCGCCCTTGCCGGAAGGTACGCGCATGGAAGTCGGCGGGGAGAGCGAGGGTTCCGGCGATGCCAATCGTGCATTGTTTACTACGGCGCCGGTTGGCATGTTGCTACTGCTGTTTTTCTTGCTGCTGCAGTTCAACTCCTTTACCCGTCTGGGCATTGTCTTGCTGACGGTGCCCCTGGCCAGTGCTGGCGTGCTGCCCGGTCTTGTGCTGTCTGGCGCACCTTTTGGCTTTCAGTCGTTGCTGGGGGTGATTGCGTTGGTGGGCATTGTGGTCAATAACGCCATCGTGCTGATCGATGTGATCGACCAGCGGCTGGCTGAGGGCCTGGATATCAACGCAGCTGTGTCGGAGGCGGTACTGCGTCGCACCCGGCCGATCTTGCTGACTACCGCCACGACCATCGCCGGTTTGTTGCCGCTGGCATTGTCCAGCTCAACGCTGTGGCCACCGATGGCCTGGGCGATTATTTCCGGTTTGCTGGCATCTACGGTGCTGACACTGCTGGTCGTCCCGGCGGTGTGCCGATTGGTACTGCGAGCAAAACCGTCAGCTGCTGTGGCAGGGGCGCCGTCGTGTGCAGATATTTTTAAATAA
- a CDS encoding nitrate regulatory protein: MTSALDFMLAARRSEMQGLQALSLTCALVVQISRLVHALQRERGYSNFCLGGQAASHAHTLAELSQQALEQERVVRAALGQISASASADKAQLFTRIAYALHALDALPALRRRVRDESVSAAEAMRQFSRLVAALLAVVFEAADTAVDPRVTRALVALFNFMQGKELAGQERATGVAGFMAGYFDQALQDRLHFLQDGQKRCFDSFVASADDAARTEWEQLCKAELVEQIERLRQVAVRTTSTQRVQGELGDLWFDLTSERMDTMKLIEDHLADSLQQLCAHKTCKAQADLDNQRRLLRQLDQLDRYDEQGAPRLYNVQATELQVLPGEAPGGEVNRSLLQALHEQTVRLQQLQDELEQARETLSERRLVERAKGLLMSRHGLSEESAYRTLQSAAMERGQRLGEVAQTVLNYSDLLKQ; this comes from the coding sequence ATGACATCAGCGTTGGACTTTATGTTGGCGGCTCGACGCAGCGAGATGCAGGGGCTGCAGGCGCTGTCTTTGACCTGCGCACTGGTGGTGCAAATCAGTCGTTTGGTCCATGCGCTGCAGCGAGAGCGCGGGTATTCCAACTTTTGTCTGGGTGGGCAGGCGGCCAGCCACGCGCATACGCTCGCTGAGCTGAGCCAGCAAGCGCTGGAGCAGGAGCGGGTTGTCCGCGCAGCCCTGGGCCAGATCAGCGCCAGCGCCAGCGCCGACAAGGCCCAGCTGTTTACCCGGATCGCCTATGCACTGCATGCGCTGGATGCACTGCCGGCATTGCGCCGCCGAGTGCGTGATGAGTCAGTCTCGGCTGCTGAGGCCATGCGGCAGTTCTCCCGCCTGGTGGCGGCATTGCTTGCCGTAGTGTTTGAGGCTGCCGATACCGCTGTTGACCCGCGTGTCACCCGTGCTCTGGTTGCTTTGTTCAACTTCATGCAGGGCAAGGAGCTGGCTGGGCAGGAGCGCGCGACAGGCGTAGCGGGCTTTATGGCGGGCTACTTCGACCAGGCCCTGCAGGATCGGCTGCACTTTTTGCAGGACGGCCAGAAGCGGTGTTTCGACAGCTTTGTCGCGTCTGCGGATGATGCGGCGCGCACCGAGTGGGAGCAACTGTGCAAGGCTGAACTGGTCGAGCAGATTGAGCGGTTGCGGCAAGTCGCCGTGCGCACCACCTCCACTCAGCGGGTGCAGGGCGAGCTGGGTGACCTGTGGTTCGACCTGACCAGCGAGCGCATGGACACTATGAAGCTGATCGAGGATCACCTGGCCGATAGCCTGCAGCAGCTATGCGCGCATAAAACCTGCAAGGCCCAGGCCGACCTGGACAATCAGCGTCGGCTGTTGCGTCAGCTTGACCAGCTTGATCGTTACGACGAACAGGGCGCACCGCGCCTGTACAACGTGCAGGCGACCGAGCTGCAGGTGCTGCCGGGCGAGGCGCCGGGTGGAGAGGTAAATCGCTCGCTACTGCAGGCATTGCATGAGCAAACGGTGCGTTTGCAGCAATTGCAGGATGAGCTGGAACAGGCACGTGAGACATTGAGCGAGCGCCGGTTGGTGGAGCGTGCCAAAGGGCTGCTGATGAGTCGTCACGGGCTAAGTGAGGAGTCGGCTTATCGTACCTTGCAGAGCGCGGCGATGGAGCGTGGCCAGCGCCTCGGTGAGGTGGCTCAAACCGTGCTCAACTACAGTGACCTGCTCAAGCAATAA
- a CDS encoding AraC family transcriptional regulator → MKLGDISVGYLLALREAIHRSGLDPTPLLARFRIDDALLAEPHARISIARFMRLGNAAIRYTRNPGIGLLMGSCSQLSHLGLAGMAAQCAPTLREAFATLIEFELLSSQNYRGHSSFEAPALRFYSISPYNMFNLFVVDSALSARAHVGRALTGGQARLREVHIEFPPPPYASRYEEVFGCPVYFEQQHNQLLWEARSLDLPLLQSATPTYVHLRELCQQRLGELTRHRGLRERVESLVAPKLDGQPPALPEVAQQLGLAAWTLRRRLQQEAHTTYQQILDDMRRDLAVSYVRDTELALGEIAYLLGFSSPEALQRAFRRWTGSPPGSYRKQLLEAKRVGKEIDFKTEG, encoded by the coding sequence ATGAAACTGGGTGATATTTCTGTTGGCTATCTGCTGGCCCTGCGCGAGGCGATACACCGCTCTGGGCTTGACCCGACGCCGTTGCTGGCGCGCTTTCGCATTGACGACGCGCTGCTGGCCGAACCCCATGCGCGCATCAGCATTGCCCGCTTTATGCGCCTGGGCAACGCCGCTATCCGCTACACACGCAACCCGGGCATCGGCTTGTTGATGGGCAGTTGCAGCCAGCTCAGCCATCTGGGTTTGGCCGGCATGGCCGCCCAATGCGCGCCTACCCTGCGCGAGGCCTTCGCCACCCTGATCGAGTTTGAACTGCTGTCCAGCCAGAACTACCGCGGCCATTCCAGCTTCGAGGCGCCAGCGCTGCGCTTTTACTCGATCAGCCCTTACAACATGTTCAACCTGTTTGTGGTGGATTCAGCATTGTCAGCGCGAGCCCATGTAGGTCGTGCGCTGACAGGCGGGCAAGCACGCTTGCGCGAGGTGCACATCGAGTTTCCGCCACCGCCCTACGCTAGCCGCTACGAGGAGGTATTTGGTTGCCCGGTCTACTTTGAACAGCAGCACAACCAGTTGCTGTGGGAGGCGCGCAGCCTCGACCTGCCACTACTGCAGAGCGCCACCCCGACCTACGTACATCTACGCGAGCTTTGCCAGCAGCGCCTGGGCGAGCTGACCCGGCACCGTGGCCTGCGTGAGCGGGTGGAAAGCCTGGTTGCCCCCAAGCTCGACGGCCAGCCACCCGCCCTGCCGGAGGTGGCGCAGCAACTTGGGTTGGCAGCCTGGACCCTGCGCCGCCGCCTGCAACAGGAAGCCCACACCACTTATCAGCAAATTCTTGATGATATGCGCCGCGACCTGGCCGTCAGCTATGTGCGTGACACCGAGCTGGCACTGGGTGAAATAGCCTATCTACTGGGGTTTTCATCACCGGAGGCGCTGCAGCGCGCATTTCGACGCTGGACTGGATCACCGCCCGGCAGCTACCGCAAACAGCTGCTGGAGGCGAAAAGAGTTGGGAAGGAAATTGATTTTAAAACAGAGGGATAG
- a CDS encoding NADPH-dependent 2,4-dienoyl-CoA reductase: MSEQTLYPHLLAPLDLGFTTLRNRTLMGSMHTGLEERPNGFNRQAAYFAERARGGVGLIVTGGIGPNEEGSVAHGAAMMTTPEEAAQHRVITDAVHAEGGKICMQILHAGRYAYSPKQVSASAVQAPINPFTPKELDEDGIEKQISDFARCAALAKEAGYDGVEVMGSEGYFINQFLVAHVNKRTDRWGGSYENRMRLPVEIVRRVREAVGTDFIIIYRLSMLDLVEGGSTWDEVVMLAKAIEKAGATIINTGIGWHEARIPTIATKVPRGAFAKVTAKLKGEVSIPLVTTNRINTPELADQLVAEGAADMISMARPFLADPDFVNKAAAGRADEINTCIGCNQACLDHTFGGKLTSCLVNPRACHETELNFVPTTQVKRIAVVGAGPAGLAAATAAAERGHEVTLFDAASEIGGQFNVAKRVPGKEEFYETLRYFAKRIETTGVTLELNRRVGVEDLTGFDEVILATGIVPRTPEIPGIDHPKVIGYLDAILERKPVGQKVAVIGAGGIGFDVSEMITHQGTSPSQDIDLFWKEWGIDPNLEARGGIAGVAPQPHPPAREVYLLQRKTSKVGNGLGKTTGWIHRAGLKTKQVQMLNSVNYLKVDDQGLHISIGENGEPKVLPVDTIILCAGQEPLRELQDGLLAAGKSVHLIGGADVAAELDAKRAIDQGSRLAAVI; the protein is encoded by the coding sequence ATGAGCGAACAAACCCTCTATCCGCACCTGTTGGCCCCGCTGGACCTGGGCTTCACCACCCTGCGCAACCGTACCCTGATGGGCTCCATGCACACTGGCCTGGAGGAGCGCCCCAATGGTTTCAACCGCCAGGCCGCCTACTTTGCCGAGCGCGCACGCGGCGGCGTGGGCCTGATCGTCACCGGCGGCATTGGCCCGAACGAGGAGGGCAGCGTTGCGCACGGTGCGGCCATGATGACCACGCCGGAAGAGGCAGCACAGCATCGCGTCATTACGGACGCGGTACACGCCGAGGGCGGCAAGATCTGCATGCAGATTCTGCATGCGGGTCGTTACGCCTACAGCCCCAAGCAGGTATCCGCCAGCGCGGTACAGGCGCCGATCAACCCGTTCACGCCCAAAGAGCTGGATGAGGACGGCATCGAAAAGCAGATCTCTGACTTCGCCCGTTGCGCCGCGCTGGCCAAGGAAGCGGGTTATGACGGTGTTGAGGTGATGGGCTCGGAAGGTTACTTCATCAACCAGTTCCTGGTTGCTCACGTCAACAAGCGTACTGACCGCTGGGGCGGCAGCTACGAGAATCGCATGCGCCTGCCGGTCGAGATTGTGCGTCGGGTACGCGAGGCGGTAGGCACCGACTTCATCATCATCTATCGCCTGTCGATGCTCGATCTGGTGGAAGGCGGCAGCACCTGGGATGAAGTTGTCATGCTGGCCAAGGCGATCGAAAAAGCGGGTGCCACCATTATCAACACGGGTATCGGTTGGCACGAGGCGCGTATCCCGACCATCGCCACCAAGGTGCCGCGTGGCGCCTTTGCCAAGGTCACTGCCAAGCTCAAGGGCGAAGTGAGCATTCCGCTGGTGACCACGAACCGCATCAATACCCCGGAACTGGCTGACCAGCTGGTAGCTGAAGGCGCCGCCGATATGATTTCGATGGCCCGCCCGTTTCTGGCCGACCCGGACTTCGTCAACAAGGCGGCGGCGGGCCGTGCTGATGAGATCAATACCTGTATTGGTTGCAACCAGGCCTGTCTGGACCACACCTTTGGTGGCAAGCTCACTAGCTGTCTGGTGAACCCGCGTGCCTGCCACGAAACCGAGCTGAACTTTGTGCCGACTACGCAGGTGAAACGCATCGCCGTAGTCGGTGCCGGGCCTGCGGGCCTTGCGGCAGCTACCGCTGCGGCCGAGCGTGGTCACGAGGTCACCCTGTTTGATGCGGCCAGCGAGATTGGTGGTCAGTTCAACGTCGCCAAGCGCGTGCCGGGCAAGGAGGAGTTCTACGAGACCCTGCGTTATTTTGCCAAGCGCATCGAGACAACGGGCGTCACGCTGGAGCTGAATCGCCGCGTAGGCGTGGAGGATCTGACCGGATTTGATGAGGTGATTCTGGCGACCGGTATCGTGCCGCGTACGCCGGAGATCCCGGGTATCGACCATCCCAAGGTGATTGGCTACCTGGACGCCATTCTGGAACGCAAGCCGGTGGGTCAGAAAGTGGCCGTGATCGGTGCCGGCGGTATCGGCTTTGACGTATCCGAGATGATTACGCACCAGGGCACCAGCCCAAGCCAGGATATCGACCTGTTCTGGAAGGAGTGGGGTATCGACCCGAACCTGGAGGCCCGTGGCGGTATTGCCGGCGTCGCGCCGCAACCACACCCGCCGGCCCGCGAGGTCTATCTGCTGCAGCGCAAGACCAGCAAGGTGGGCAACGGCCTGGGCAAGACGACCGGCTGGATTCACCGCGCCGGGCTCAAGACCAAGCAGGTGCAGATGCTCAACTCGGTCAACTACCTCAAGGTGGACGATCAGGGGCTGCACATCAGCATCGGCGAAAACGGCGAACCCAAGGTGTTGCCGGTCGATACCATCATCCTCTGCGCCGGCCAGGAACCGCTGCGCGAGCTGCAAGACGGGTTGCTGGCTGCCGGCAAGAGCGTTCACCTGATCGGCGGCGCCGATGTGGCCGCCGAGCTGGACGCCAAGCGCGCCATCGATCAGGGCTCGCGACTCGCCGCGGTGATCTGA
- a CDS encoding DUF1853 family protein, which produces MPPRFNNPIVRDLAWVAGSPALLDSQLLPIRDPLQDSIWRHDPDQLWHQLSALDAAPHQLAELFSDSPDRRLGSHYERLWHALLTLAPDTRILAHNIALRRGAHTLGEIDLLMQAADGAIVHLELAVKFYLGRADLHDPRQPSSDPQHWWGIDTRDTLAHKLSRLIQHQLPLSQRLPELVTAHRALPLPEVSAAWLQGGLFTPLNQPMPLPTGGLAPPSPLHWCPVRALKALPQHSRWLQLPHKEWLMPPAVGAAEALSPSDMHALCLRLGRHRARMFCAAGGDSLSAERLLCMDDAWPA; this is translated from the coding sequence ATGCCACCGCGTTTTAACAATCCGATTGTCCGTGATCTGGCCTGGGTAGCCGGCAGCCCGGCACTGCTCGACAGCCAGTTGCTGCCGATACGCGACCCGCTGCAAGACTCGATCTGGCGCCATGACCCGGACCAGCTGTGGCATCAACTAAGCGCCCTGGATGCTGCCCCTCACCAGCTGGCCGAGCTATTCAGCGATTCGCCCGACCGACGCCTTGGCAGTCACTACGAGCGCCTCTGGCACGCCCTGCTGACACTGGCACCGGATACACGCATTCTGGCGCACAATATTGCCTTGCGCCGTGGCGCGCACACGTTGGGTGAAATTGATCTGCTGATGCAGGCTGCTGACGGCGCCATCGTGCACCTGGAGCTGGCGGTCAAGTTTTACCTGGGCCGCGCCGATCTGCACGACCCGCGTCAACCCAGCAGCGACCCGCAGCACTGGTGGGGCATTGATACCCGCGACACTCTGGCCCACAAGCTGAGCCGCCTGATCCAGCACCAGCTACCCCTTAGCCAGCGTCTGCCCGAGCTGGTCACCGCGCATCGCGCCCTGCCGCTACCGGAGGTCTCGGCGGCCTGGTTGCAAGGCGGCTTGTTTACCCCGCTGAATCAGCCGATGCCACTGCCAACAGGCGGCCTTGCGCCGCCCAGCCCTCTGCACTGGTGCCCGGTGCGTGCGCTGAAGGCGCTGCCGCAACACTCGCGCTGGCTGCAACTACCGCACAAGGAATGGTTGATGCCACCGGCAGTGGGCGCTGCCGAGGCACTGAGTCCGTCAGACATGCATGCACTTTGCCTGCGCCTGGGACGACATCGGGCGCGCATGTTTTGTGCCGCAGGGGGTGACAGTCTGAGCGCCGAGCGCCTGCTCTGCATGGATGACGCCTGGCCAGCCTGA